In Halovivax gelatinilyticus, the following are encoded in one genomic region:
- a CDS encoding archease: MTYELREHTADVAVAATGRTLAEVFEALADGLAAASCDEIADVGDRFRLSVEAESREALLFDYLDELIYERDVRAVLPVENAVELDQPESADDPWSLEATARGVPLDTITAREVKAVTYAEMRLEPTEDGWDAYVVFDV, translated from the coding sequence ATGACGTACGAACTTCGCGAGCACACCGCCGACGTCGCGGTTGCCGCGACGGGACGGACACTCGCGGAGGTCTTCGAGGCCCTCGCGGACGGGCTCGCCGCTGCGAGTTGCGACGAAATCGCCGACGTCGGCGACCGGTTTCGACTCTCCGTCGAGGCCGAATCGCGCGAGGCGCTCCTGTTCGATTACCTGGACGAACTCATCTACGAGCGGGACGTCCGGGCCGTGCTTCCGGTCGAAAACGCGGTCGAACTAGATCAGCCGGAATCTGCTGACGACCCTTGGTCGCTCGAAGCGACCGCCCGGGGGGTTCCCCTCGATACGATCACGGCTCGCGAAGTGAAGGCGGTGACCTACGCGGAGATGCGCCTCGAACCGACCGAGGACGGGTGGGACGCGTACGTCGTCTTCGATGTTTGA
- a CDS encoding GNAT family N-acetyltransferase produces the protein MSVNVDSRTIPAGSDEYVEEAWDLKETIHDSEGVLKQRWDFFSDAYRRSAVHCIFHEHGESELVGFVTVRRDGYILFLAVDPDCRGHGIGKELIATVASKHRSVTCHARTTNENALQFYEHLGFEITRRIDNYYEDGGDAYYLKLTTDVGLTDRLSDLVRR, from the coding sequence GTGAGCGTCAACGTCGACAGTCGGACCATCCCTGCAGGCAGCGACGAGTACGTAGAGGAGGCGTGGGACCTAAAGGAGACGATCCACGACTCCGAAGGAGTCCTCAAACAGCGCTGGGACTTCTTCTCCGACGCCTACCGTCGCTCCGCGGTCCACTGCATCTTTCACGAACACGGCGAGTCAGAACTCGTCGGGTTCGTCACCGTCAGACGCGACGGCTACATCCTCTTTCTGGCGGTCGACCCGGACTGTCGCGGCCACGGAATCGGAAAGGAACTCATCGCGACGGTCGCCTCGAAACACCGGTCTGTCACGTGTCACGCGCGAACGACGAACGAGAACGCCCTCCAGTTCTACGAGCATCTCGGATTCGAAATCACGCGACGGATCGACAACTACTACGAAGACGGCGGCGACGCGTACTACCTCAAACTGACCACCGACGTCGGTCTGACCGACCGCCTCTCCGATCTCGTCCGTCGGTAG
- the priS gene encoding DNA primase small subunit PriS has protein sequence MEERTRAYLRGRFRDYYRRAEITPPPDATDREWGYIPWTDGPDTRMVRHRSLLDLGDIESFLARERPRHVYFSAGRYDLPGAGSMSEKGWRDSDLIFDLDADHLPGVTLGEDSYAEMLAKCKDALYRLLDFLDDDFGFDDLEIVFSGGRGYHVHVRDERVRHLDREHRREIVDYVRGIGLEYDELIETETVAGLGRKTPTERRMLTTSGGWGERVHDRFVDYLDELLAMDEEAALTELQSFDGIGEGKAKAALNAAKNNREAIEDGNVTVHTAVSQLAERFVDRTVEAENAPIDEPVTTDTNRLIRLPGSLHGGSALAVRRIDRADLESFEPLVDAVPETFTGHDIRVTVSRGGEIELGGDTFTVTDGDQSLPEYVALFLMARGRAEKEKE, from the coding sequence ATGGAAGAGCGAACGCGGGCGTACCTGCGGGGTCGGTTTCGCGATTACTACCGCAGAGCCGAGATCACCCCGCCGCCGGACGCCACGGATAGAGAGTGGGGGTACATCCCGTGGACCGACGGACCCGACACGCGGATGGTCCGACACCGATCGTTGCTCGATCTCGGCGATATCGAATCCTTCCTCGCGCGCGAGCGACCGCGCCACGTCTACTTCTCCGCGGGACGATACGACCTTCCCGGGGCCGGGTCGATGTCCGAAAAAGGGTGGCGAGACTCGGATCTCATCTTCGACCTCGACGCGGACCACCTGCCGGGCGTGACGCTCGGTGAGGACTCCTACGCCGAGATGCTCGCGAAGTGTAAGGACGCCCTCTACCGATTGCTCGACTTTCTCGACGACGACTTCGGATTCGACGACCTGGAGATCGTCTTCTCCGGCGGTCGCGGCTATCACGTCCACGTTCGCGACGAGCGCGTTCGCCACTTAGATCGCGAACATCGTCGCGAGATCGTCGACTACGTCCGCGGGATCGGCCTCGAATACGACGAGTTGATCGAGACGGAGACGGTCGCTGGTCTCGGTCGGAAGACGCCGACCGAGCGGCGGATGCTCACGACGAGCGGCGGCTGGGGCGAGCGGGTCCACGACCGCTTCGTCGACTACCTCGACGAACTGCTGGCGATGGACGAGGAGGCGGCACTCACAGAACTCCAGTCGTTCGACGGAATCGGCGAGGGGAAGGCCAAAGCCGCGCTGAACGCCGCGAAGAACAACCGCGAGGCGATCGAGGACGGAAACGTGACCGTCCACACGGCCGTCTCACAGCTCGCCGAGCGCTTCGTCGACCGAACCGTCGAAGCGGAGAACGCGCCGATCGACGAACCGGTGACCACTGATACGAACCGACTGATCCGGCTTCCGGGGAGCCTTCACGGTGGAAGCGCGCTCGCGGTCCGTCGAATCGATCGCGCGGATCTAGAGTCGTTCGAGCCGCTCGTCGACGCCGTCCCGGAGACGTTTACGGGCCACGACATTCGCGTCACCGTCTCGCGCGGCGGCGAGATCGAACTCGGTGGCGACACCTTTACGGTCACGGACGGTGACCAGTCACTACCGGAGTACGTGGCCCTGTTCCTCATGGCGCGGGGCCGCGCCGAGAAGGAAAAAGAGTGA
- the bcp gene encoding thioredoxin-dependent thiol peroxidase produces the protein MLEPGDDAPAFELSNQHGETVSLSEFSGQPVVVYFYPRANTEGCTVQACEFRDASSDLDRLDAEVVGISDDPVEDLASFAEDYDLEFHLLSDEDGSVSAAYDSYGEKQMFGNTFDGVFRNTYVVDEDGTIAAVFEGVTPEGHADEVLAALKR, from the coding sequence ATGCTCGAACCTGGAGACGACGCACCAGCATTCGAACTGTCGAATCAACACGGCGAAACGGTCTCGCTTTCGGAGTTTTCCGGCCAGCCGGTCGTCGTCTACTTCTACCCACGAGCGAACACGGAAGGCTGTACTGTCCAGGCGTGTGAGTTCCGTGACGCCAGTTCCGATCTCGACCGGCTGGACGCCGAAGTCGTCGGAATCAGCGACGACCCGGTCGAAGACCTCGCGTCGTTCGCCGAGGACTACGACCTCGAGTTCCACCTCCTCTCCGACGAGGACGGGTCGGTCTCCGCCGCGTATGACTCCTACGGCGAAAAGCAAATGTTCGGCAACACGTTCGACGGCGTGTTTCGGAACACCTACGTCGTCGACGAGGACGGGACGATCGCGGCCGTCTTCGAGGGCGTCACTCCCGAGGGACACGCAGACGAGGTCCTAGCGGCCCTGAAGCGCTAA
- a CDS encoding CDC48 family AAA ATPase, with protein sequence MKLTVKPLKQKDAGRGLAAIDRSSMRELGLENGDYILLKGRGEGRSVARVWPGYPEDEGKAVVRIDGRLRQEAGVGIDDRIEVESADVNPATSITVALPQNLRIRGDIGPLVRDKLSGQAVTEGQTVPFSLSFGPMAGSGQSVPLKIAQTSPSGTVVITDSTAIEISETPAEQIRSRGEAPEGVPNVTYEDIGGLEDELDQVREMIELPMRHPELFQQLGIEPPKGVLLHGPPGTGKTLMAKAVANEIDAHFETISGPEIMSKYYGESEEQLREVFEEAEENAPAIVFIDEIDSIASKREETSGDVERRVVAQLLSLMDGLEERGRVTVIAATNRVDSIDPALRRGGRFDREIEIGVPDKDGRTEILQVHTRGMPLTDSIDLDQYAENTHGFVGADLATLAREAAMNALRRIRPELDLESEEIDADVLESLRVTEADFKEALKGIQPSALREVFVEVPDVTWSDVGGLEETKERLRETIQWPLDYPAVYAQMDMDAPKGVLMYGPPGTGKTLLAKAVANESQSNFISIKGPELLNKFVGESEKGIREVFEKARSNAPTVIFFDEIDSIATERGQRTGDSGVGERMVSQLLTELDGLEELEDVVVIATTNRPDLIDPALLRPGRLDRHVHVPVPDEAGRRKIFDVHTASKPLADAIDLDWLAAETEGYVGADIEAVCREASMEATREFINSVDPEDMTDTLGNVRISKEHFERALEEVSPSVTPETRERYEEIEEQFKRAEPAKEKDQLGRTFQ encoded by the coding sequence ATGAAGCTCACCGTCAAACCGCTCAAACAGAAAGACGCCGGTCGAGGGCTCGCAGCGATCGACCGCTCGTCGATGCGCGAACTCGGGCTGGAAAACGGCGATTACATCCTCCTCAAAGGGCGCGGGGAGGGTCGTTCGGTCGCTCGCGTCTGGCCGGGCTACCCCGAGGACGAAGGAAAGGCCGTCGTGCGTATCGATGGTCGACTCAGACAGGAAGCCGGCGTCGGGATCGACGACCGGATCGAGGTGGAGTCGGCCGACGTGAATCCGGCGACGTCGATCACGGTCGCGCTCCCGCAGAACCTCCGAATTCGAGGGGATATCGGCCCGCTCGTTCGAGATAAATTGAGCGGTCAGGCCGTGACCGAAGGACAGACGGTTCCGTTCTCGCTCTCGTTCGGTCCGATGGCGGGCTCCGGACAGTCGGTGCCGTTGAAGATCGCCCAGACGTCTCCATCGGGAACGGTCGTCATCACCGACTCGACGGCGATCGAGATCTCGGAGACGCCGGCCGAACAGATCCGCTCGCGCGGAGAGGCGCCCGAGGGCGTTCCGAACGTCACGTACGAGGACATCGGCGGCCTGGAAGACGAACTCGACCAGGTGCGAGAGATGATCGAACTGCCGATGCGCCACCCCGAGCTGTTCCAGCAACTCGGAATCGAGCCGCCGAAGGGCGTCTTGTTGCACGGCCCGCCCGGGACGGGTAAGACTCTGATGGCGAAGGCCGTCGCGAACGAGATCGACGCCCACTTCGAGACGATTTCCGGCCCGGAGATCATGTCGAAGTACTACGGCGAGTCCGAAGAGCAACTACGCGAGGTGTTCGAAGAAGCCGAGGAGAACGCGCCGGCGATCGTCTTCATCGACGAGATCGACTCGATCGCCTCGAAGCGTGAGGAGACGAGCGGCGACGTCGAACGACGGGTCGTCGCCCAGTTGCTGTCGCTGATGGACGGACTCGAAGAGCGCGGGCGAGTCACGGTGATCGCGGCGACGAACCGTGTCGATTCGATCGACCCGGCACTGCGTCGCGGCGGGCGCTTCGATCGCGAGATCGAGATCGGCGTCCCGGACAAGGACGGTCGGACCGAAATCCTCCAGGTCCACACGCGCGGCATGCCGCTCACCGACTCGATCGATCTGGATCAGTACGCGGAGAACACGCACGGATTCGTCGGTGCCGACCTCGCGACGCTGGCGCGCGAGGCGGCGATGAACGCACTCCGGCGCATACGCCCCGAACTCGATCTGGAGTCCGAGGAGATCGACGCCGACGTCCTTGAGTCACTTCGCGTGACGGAGGCCGACTTCAAGGAGGCGCTCAAAGGAATTCAGCCCTCGGCGCTGCGCGAGGTATTCGTCGAGGTGCCGGACGTCACCTGGTCTGACGTCGGTGGTCTGGAGGAGACGAAAGAGCGCCTCCGCGAGACCATCCAGTGGCCACTCGACTACCCGGCGGTCTACGCGCAGATGGACATGGATGCGCCGAAGGGCGTCCTCATGTACGGACCGCCCGGTACCGGAAAGACCCTGCTCGCGAAGGCCGTTGCCAACGAGTCCCAGTCGAACTTCATCTCGATCAAGGGGCCGGAACTGCTCAACAAATTCGTCGGCGAGTCGGAGAAGGGGATCAGGGAGGTCTTCGAGAAGGCGCGCTCTAACGCGCCGACCGTGATCTTCTTCGACGAGATCGACTCGATCGCGACCGAACGCGGACAGCGGACCGGCGATTCGGGTGTCGGCGAGCGGATGGTCAGTCAGCTACTGACCGAACTGGACGGCTTAGAAGAACTGGAAGACGTCGTCGTGATCGCGACGACGAACCGGCCGGACCTCATCGATCCGGCGCTACTCAGACCCGGCCGTCTCGACCGACACGTCCACGTCCCCGTGCCGGACGAAGCGGGACGTCGGAAGATCTTCGATGTCCACACGGCCTCGAAACCGCTCGCGGACGCGATCGATCTCGATTGGCTCGCCGCCGAAACCGAGGGATACGTCGGCGCGGACATCGAGGCGGTCTGTCGGGAAGCGTCGATGGAAGCGACGCGCGAGTTCATCAACTCGGTCGACCCGGAGGACATGACCGACACCCTCGGGAACGTCCGTATCTCGAAAGAACACTTCGAACGTGCCCTAGAGGAGGTCTCGCCGAGCGTGACGCCCGAAACCCGCGAACGGTACGAGGAGATCGAAGAACAGTTCAAGCGCGCCGAACCGGCCAAGGAGAAAGATCAGCTCGGCCGAACGTTCCAGTAA
- a CDS encoding DUF7127 family protein: MTATTHTVGATPMVRTYEYDGESVVAVDLSGLSDDPAVDVVDGTAIVVFDDRQFEIDLPDGANDAHTFIKNGVLSIEVEANR; this comes from the coding sequence ATGACTGCTACAACGCATACCGTCGGCGCTACGCCGATGGTTCGGACGTACGAGTACGATGGTGAATCCGTCGTCGCCGTCGATCTGTCCGGTCTGAGCGACGACCCGGCCGTCGACGTCGTCGACGGGACGGCGATCGTCGTCTTCGACGACCGTCAGTTCGAGATTGACCTGCCAGACGGGGCGAACGATGCGCACACGTTTATCAAAAACGGCGTGCTCAGCATCGAAGTGGAGGCCAACCGATGA
- a CDS encoding alpha/beta fold hydrolase translates to METVSHHGRVTAYRRVNREAGPGCCFVHGSGGTGRVWNGQLKLAGRTPLSMVDLSGHGESEDVDADPGYQTLSAYADDVLAVRDRTDDRILVGTSLGAAVVLHLCIDRNVDVDGIVLTGAGARLGVLDDLLTWLERDFDRAIEFLHEPGRFLRTEDPDVVSRSKSTLVETGRTVTQRDFLTCHEFDVREQLDAVDVPALVVYGSDDRLTPPWYHQHLAEMIPESTLVEIEDAAHLAMIDRPDAFNSVLAEFIDSIGD, encoded by the coding sequence ATGGAGACGGTGAGCCACCACGGCAGGGTAACGGCCTACCGCCGCGTCAACCGCGAAGCCGGCCCGGGTTGTTGTTTCGTGCACGGAAGCGGCGGTACCGGCCGCGTCTGGAACGGGCAATTGAAACTGGCCGGTCGAACCCCCCTGTCGATGGTCGACCTGAGCGGACACGGAGAATCGGAAGACGTCGACGCCGATCCCGGCTACCAGACGCTCTCGGCCTACGCTGACGACGTCCTGGCCGTTCGAGACCGAACCGACGATCGGATTCTGGTCGGTACGTCGCTCGGTGCGGCCGTCGTCTTGCACCTGTGTATCGACCGGAACGTGGACGTCGACGGGATCGTTCTCACCGGCGCCGGCGCCAGACTCGGCGTACTCGACGACCTGCTCACCTGGCTCGAACGCGACTTCGATCGCGCCATCGAGTTTCTCCACGAACCCGGCCGCTTTCTCCGGACCGAGGATCCAGACGTCGTCTCACGCTCGAAATCGACGCTCGTCGAAACCGGACGGACGGTCACCCAACGGGACTTTCTGACGTGTCACGAGTTCGACGTCCGCGAGCAACTCGACGCGGTCGACGTCCCGGCACTCGTCGTCTACGGAAGCGACGACCGGCTGACGCCACCGTGGTACCACCAGCATCTCGCCGAGATGATTCCCGAATCGACGCTCGTCGAGATAGAAGACGCCGCTCACCTGGCGATGATCGACCGCCCCGACGCGTTCAACAGCGTGTTGGCGGAATTCATCGACTCGATCGGCGACTGA
- the panB gene encoding 3-methyl-2-oxobutanoate hydroxymethyltransferase — MVSVRDVRAKAGDEPITMLTAYDAPTASIVDEAGVDVILVGDSVGNAVLGYETTVPVTFEQVAHHTGAVVRGTENALVVADMPFLSYGTDEAAAIENAGELLKEAGADAVKLECGPHTIELTRRMVELGIPVMAHLGLTPQHVNQYGGYPRQGTDRDGAERILELARAHGDAGAFSLVLEHVPSNLAAEVTEAVELPTIGIGAGPDCDGQVLVFHDAVGLSEWSPSFSKQFGDVRTAMQSAVSDYVEAVESREFPADEHGHVEPDLDELY, encoded by the coding sequence ATGGTGAGCGTCCGAGACGTGCGGGCGAAAGCCGGCGACGAACCGATTACAATGTTGACCGCCTACGACGCGCCGACGGCGTCGATCGTCGACGAGGCGGGCGTCGACGTCATTCTCGTCGGGGACAGCGTAGGAAACGCGGTCCTCGGATACGAGACGACGGTACCCGTCACGTTCGAGCAGGTGGCCCACCACACTGGTGCGGTCGTCCGCGGAACGGAGAACGCGCTGGTGGTGGCGGACATGCCGTTTCTCTCGTACGGAACCGACGAGGCCGCGGCGATCGAAAACGCCGGTGAGCTGCTCAAAGAGGCCGGGGCCGACGCCGTCAAGTTAGAGTGTGGGCCGCACACGATCGAACTGACCCGACGGATGGTCGAACTCGGCATTCCGGTGATGGCCCACCTCGGGCTGACGCCCCAGCACGTCAACCAGTACGGCGGTTACCCACGGCAGGGAACGGACCGTGACGGTGCCGAACGGATCCTCGAACTCGCGCGAGCGCACGGCGACGCGGGCGCGTTCTCGCTCGTCCTAGAACACGTGCCGTCGAATCTGGCGGCCGAAGTGACCGAGGCCGTCGAGCTACCGACGATCGGAATCGGCGCCGGTCCCGACTGTGACGGACAGGTGCTCGTCTTTCACGACGCGGTCGGATTGAGCGAGTGGTCTCCGTCCTTCTCGAAGCAGTTCGGCGACGTCCGCACAGCGATGCAATCGGCCGTCTCCGACTACGTCGAGGCCGTCGAATCGCGCGAGTTTCCGGCCGACGAACACGGCCACGTCGAACCCGATCTGGACGAGTTGTACTAA
- a CDS encoding DUF5822 domain-containing protein, with the protein MPEPVETTSPEGVDYAWVMQVTFVLTIVVGAPIVALLSIPAELPSWGDRVEFAIRVGAVVWLVTAVAVFTYAKRAEREEQ; encoded by the coding sequence GTGCCAGAACCAGTCGAGACGACGTCGCCGGAGGGCGTAGACTACGCCTGGGTGATGCAGGTCACCTTCGTCCTCACGATCGTCGTCGGCGCGCCGATCGTCGCCCTCCTCTCGATTCCCGCAGAGCTACCCAGCTGGGGCGACCGCGTCGAGTTCGCCATCCGCGTCGGCGCCGTCGTCTGGCTGGTGACCGCGGTAGCGGTCTTCACCTACGCGAAGCGTGCGGAACGAGAAGAACAGTGA
- a CDS encoding HAD family hydrolase has translation MIEYDAIVYDLDGTLVHLDVDWDAVSREARDVYRRNGTEPPATESWDLLTEADRIGRREEVDAVIAGHERAGARTSARLPLADAIGTHQAPVGVCSLNCEAACLIALERHGLTDAVDSVVGRDTVPAMKPDPAALFEAVERLPGDRESVLFVGDSRSDEVTAERAGVAFRYVYEWVETF, from the coding sequence GTGATCGAGTACGACGCGATCGTCTACGATCTCGACGGTACGCTGGTTCACCTGGACGTCGACTGGGACGCCGTTTCGAGAGAGGCGAGAGACGTATACCGACGAAACGGAACGGAGCCGCCGGCGACGGAGTCGTGGGACCTGCTCACGGAGGCGGATCGGATCGGCCGTCGCGAGGAGGTCGACGCGGTAATCGCCGGCCACGAACGAGCGGGTGCGCGGACGTCCGCTCGGTTGCCCCTCGCTGACGCAATCGGGACGCATCAGGCTCCGGTCGGCGTCTGTTCGCTCAACTGCGAAGCCGCGTGTCTCATCGCGCTCGAACGACACGGACTCACGGACGCGGTCGATTCGGTGGTCGGACGTGACACCGTCCCGGCGATGAAACCGGATCCGGCAGCGCTGTTCGAAGCCGTTGAGAGATTACCCGGCGACCGCGAGTCGGTCCTGTTCGTCGGCGATTCACGCAGCGACGAGGTGACGGCCGAACGGGCCGGCGTGGCGTTTCGATACGTCTACGAGTGGGTCGAGACGTTCTGA